Proteins from one Nakamurella multipartita DSM 44233 genomic window:
- a CDS encoding type IV secretory system conjugative DNA transfer family protein, which yields MNYVPTRTSARLPGSSSRWPWLRPRPTPSNRTNPEPTPTARARSRQMSRQVTWRELRFPGPIPPDAVRACLVGCGGLPGNPLLILEAVATGGRLRWRIGAPSSLSVRQACQQVTLHLPGTIVSPVEGTWPPVETAQIGAQVRISRTRLLPLGDLDPDAVTRGLLGALALAGQGESLHYQLLLGARIRPTRPPEAAKPLPRGATERLEQPGFGCLVRLAATAAHDGRARILVRQVAASLKGLEAPGVAVTVRRCAVTALARVSLPLWWPLWISASDLVPLTAWPVADDPKAELAGLPPRHPKLLPPTAAHPTEGLDIGRAVAVSMERRIAQPVGDTLQHRHVLGPSGVGNSTWVGYAALQDILAGRCVVVIDPKRDLVTELLARIPADRLDDVVVLDPASRTPLGVNPLAGADPDLAADSIVAVFHSLYGDGLGPRSTDILHAAVLTLARRGDASLAMVPLLLTNPGFRRSLVGRAHKEDPLGVGSFWAWFDSLSSGEQDMVTRPLLNKLRPIMLRPSLRGVFGQRRPAISVEQILAERKILLVELRKDQIGPEAAGLIGSHVVAHLWRAILGRLSLPAEQRHPFMVYIDEVQDYLRLPGSLADALAQARGLGVSVTAAHQHLGQLGRLDADLEANTATKLFFRLSPGDGRHLASAVGAGQLTADDFTLQPDHQLYARLLVNGRLLPWVSVATQPLPPPLHDPAQVQARSEAHYGRALDDVEADLLSLADATAREGSTEHPDEATPRTGFGRRRPSAPSRPSAEPHPVTQKRGRI from the coding sequence GTGAACTACGTGCCAACCCGGACCTCCGCAAGATTGCCCGGGTCGTCATCTCGCTGGCCATGGCTCAGGCCGAGGCCGACGCCGAGCAACAGAACCAACCCCGAGCCGACGCCGACGGCCCGAGCCAGGAGTCGCCAGATGAGTAGGCAGGTGACTTGGCGCGAGCTCAGATTCCCCGGCCCAATCCCACCCGACGCCGTGCGCGCCTGTCTGGTCGGCTGCGGCGGCCTGCCCGGTAACCCGCTGCTCATCCTCGAAGCGGTCGCCACCGGCGGCCGGCTGCGCTGGCGCATCGGTGCCCCGTCAAGCCTGAGCGTCCGGCAAGCCTGCCAACAGGTGACCCTGCATCTGCCGGGCACCATCGTCAGCCCGGTCGAGGGCACGTGGCCACCGGTCGAGACCGCCCAAATCGGGGCGCAGGTACGGATCAGCAGGACCAGGCTGCTGCCGCTGGGTGACCTGGATCCGGATGCGGTGACTCGCGGGCTGCTCGGGGCGCTGGCTTTGGCCGGCCAAGGTGAATCCCTGCACTACCAGCTGCTACTCGGTGCCCGTATCCGCCCAACTCGGCCACCCGAAGCAGCCAAACCGCTGCCTCGCGGTGCCACCGAGCGGCTCGAGCAACCGGGCTTCGGCTGCCTGGTGCGCCTGGCCGCCACCGCCGCGCACGATGGACGCGCCCGCATCTTGGTGCGACAGGTTGCCGCGAGCTTGAAAGGCCTGGAAGCCCCTGGGGTAGCGGTCACCGTCCGCCGGTGCGCAGTGACGGCACTGGCTCGGGTATCGCTGCCGCTCTGGTGGCCATTGTGGATCTCCGCCAGCGATCTGGTGCCACTGACGGCCTGGCCGGTGGCTGACGACCCGAAGGCCGAGCTGGCCGGCTTGCCGCCGCGGCACCCGAAGCTGCTGCCGCCCACGGCCGCCCACCCCACGGAGGGGCTCGACATCGGCAGGGCCGTTGCCGTCAGTATGGAGCGGCGTATCGCGCAACCGGTCGGCGACACTCTGCAGCACCGGCACGTACTGGGGCCGTCCGGGGTGGGCAACTCGACGTGGGTCGGCTATGCGGCCCTGCAAGACATCCTGGCCGGCCGGTGTGTCGTGGTCATCGACCCGAAGCGCGATCTGGTCACCGAACTGCTGGCCCGTATCCCGGCCGACCGGTTGGACGACGTCGTGGTGCTCGACCCGGCCAGCCGCACCCCGCTGGGGGTCAACCCCTTGGCCGGTGCCGACCCTGACCTGGCAGCGGACTCGATCGTCGCCGTCTTCCACTCCCTGTACGGCGACGGGCTCGGACCCCGCTCGACCGACATCCTCCATGCCGCCGTGTTGACACTGGCCCGGCGGGGTGATGCCTCGCTGGCGATGGTGCCGCTGCTACTGACCAACCCCGGTTTCCGCCGTTCGCTGGTCGGCCGTGCCCATAAGGAAGACCCGCTCGGTGTCGGCAGCTTCTGGGCCTGGTTCGACAGCCTGAGCAGTGGCGAACAGGACATGGTCACCCGGCCCCTGCTCAACAAACTGCGGCCGATCATGCTGCGGCCATCCCTGCGCGGCGTGTTCGGACAACGGCGTCCGGCGATCTCCGTCGAGCAGATCCTGGCCGAGCGAAAAATCCTGCTGGTCGAACTGCGCAAGGACCAGATCGGTCCCGAGGCCGCCGGGCTTATCGGGTCACACGTGGTCGCCCACCTGTGGCGGGCCATCCTCGGTCGGCTGAGTCTGCCGGCCGAGCAGCGCCACCCGTTCATGGTCTACATCGACGAAGTCCAGGACTACCTGCGGCTGCCGGGCAGCCTGGCCGACGCGCTGGCCCAGGCCCGCGGCCTCGGGGTATCCGTCACGGCAGCCCACCAGCACCTGGGACAGCTCGGCCGACTCGACGCCGATCTGGAAGCCAACACCGCCACCAAGCTGTTCTTCCGGCTCAGTCCGGGCGACGGCAGACACCTGGCCAGCGCCGTCGGTGCCGGGCAGCTGACCGCCGACGACTTCACCCTCCAACCCGACCACCAGCTCTACGCCCGGCTGCTGGTCAACGGCCGACTGCTGCCCTGGGTCTCCGTCGCCACCCAGCCTCTGCCGCCACCACTGCATGACCCGGCCCAGGTCCAAGCCCGCAGCGAAGCCCACTACGGCCGCGCCCTTGACGACGTCGAAGCCGACCTGCTCAGCCTGGCCGACGCCACGGCCCGAGAGGGCAGCACCGAGCACCCGGACGAAGCCACACCACGCACCGGCTTCGGCCGCCGCCGGCCCAGCGCACCATCCCGGCCGTCCGCCGAACCCCACCCCGTTACCCAGAAAAGAGGTCGGATATGA
- a CDS encoding IS1380-like element ISNml2 family transposase: MRKSTGLYPSLRVDATGKRVVSHGGSVLLALAADRVGLGRGLSAALRPWRKPMAVHDPGKILLDLAISLAIGGDCLADIAQLRAEPAVFGHVASDPTVSRLIDTLAPDATAALKAIDTARAAARARAWKLAGPAAPNHDRSAKAPLVVDVDATLVTAHSEKQLAAATFKKGFGFHPIGAWADHGPDGTGEPLAMLLRPGNAGSNTAADHISVVKAALAQLPCTTADRRPGRGVLVRTDGAGGTHEFVDWMARQRVQYSVGFTLTTDITAKVDALPEAAWTPAYNADQEPRDGAWVAELTGVLKLKGWPKDMRVIVRAERPHPGAQLKFTDSNGNRLTAFATNTKGGQLADLELRHRRRARCEDRIRNAKDTGLNNLPLNDFAQNQVWIAVVQLATELTAWMQMLAFTGTPARTWEPKKLRHRLFSVAARIGRKARRTWLRLSAHAPHRDLLLHGLARLRNLPQLT; this comes from the coding sequence ATGCGGAAGTCTACCGGGCTGTACCCGTCGCTCCGAGTCGATGCCACCGGCAAGCGGGTGGTGTCCCACGGCGGGTCGGTGCTGCTGGCCTTGGCCGCGGACAGGGTCGGTTTGGGTCGTGGGTTGTCGGCGGCGTTGAGGCCGTGGCGCAAGCCGATGGCGGTGCACGACCCGGGCAAGATCCTGCTCGACCTGGCGATCTCGCTGGCGATCGGCGGTGACTGCCTGGCCGACATCGCCCAACTGCGGGCCGAGCCCGCCGTGTTCGGTCATGTGGCGTCCGACCCGACTGTGTCCCGGCTGATCGACACCCTCGCCCCGGACGCGACGGCAGCGCTGAAGGCGATCGACACCGCGCGGGCGGCAGCCCGCGCCCGGGCGTGGAAGCTGGCCGGACCCGCCGCACCGAACCATGACCGGTCGGCGAAGGCGCCGCTGGTCGTCGACGTGGACGCCACCCTGGTCACCGCGCACTCCGAAAAGCAGCTGGCAGCAGCAACATTCAAGAAGGGCTTCGGGTTCCACCCGATCGGCGCGTGGGCCGACCACGGCCCGGACGGCACCGGTGAACCCCTGGCGATGCTGCTGAGGCCGGGCAACGCCGGCTCCAACACCGCAGCCGACCACATCAGCGTGGTCAAGGCCGCGCTCGCGCAACTGCCCTGCACCACGGCGGACCGACGGCCCGGCCGCGGTGTGCTGGTCCGCACCGACGGGGCCGGCGGAACCCACGAGTTCGTGGACTGGATGGCCCGGCAACGGGTCCAGTACTCGGTCGGGTTCACCCTGACCACCGACATCACCGCCAAGGTCGACGCCCTGCCGGAGGCGGCGTGGACACCCGCGTACAACGCCGACCAGGAGCCCCGGGACGGGGCCTGGGTGGCCGAACTGACCGGGGTCCTCAAGCTCAAGGGCTGGCCCAAGGACATGCGGGTCATCGTCCGCGCCGAACGACCCCATCCCGGCGCTCAGCTCAAGTTCACCGACTCGAACGGCAACCGGCTCACCGCGTTCGCCACGAACACCAAAGGCGGACAGCTCGCGGATCTGGAACTGCGGCATCGGCGCCGCGCCCGCTGCGAGGACCGGATCCGCAACGCCAAGGACACCGGCCTGAACAACCTGCCCCTCAACGACTTTGCCCAGAATCAAGTGTGGATCGCGGTCGTGCAACTGGCCACCGAACTGACCGCATGGATGCAGATGCTCGCCTTCACCGGCACCCCGGCGCGGACCTGGGAGCCCAAGAAGCTGCGGCACCGACTGTTCAGCGTCGCCGCCCGGATCGGCCGCAAAGCCCGCCGTACCTGGCTCCGCCTGTCCGCGCACGCACCCCACCGCGACCTCCTCCTGCACGGCCTGGCCCGGCTGCGGAACCTGCCGCAACTGACCTGA
- a CDS encoding recombinase family protein, with protein MDTATDIDADGLSIATQREFTARKARDLGAIIDKEFIEPGNSALSIDKRPKFKELLKHVMATPGIDYVIIYMRSRAFRNLGDAVITKRHLAKLGIKLVSARENFGEGYMADAMEAVTDIFNELESRRNGEDVKAKMRYKMLAGGYNGRAKVGYLNVRESHNGKLFNTIALDPERAPLVRQVFELYATGDYTQQELHLAAVDLGLTQRPTPQMPYPRPVGSTTIENILSDPFFAGWVQVDGRLIKGRHEAIISQALFDRVQDVLEARSRNSNRDRVLYHYLKGLLVCGRCAQAGRANRLIYTQVKGRSGEYHGYYLCRGRQKKTCDLRHLPVANVEDAVAEHYQSLPIADSFVTGAERAITDALREEQAVTEELQAALRAQLSRLATREERLIDLAADGALDRSKITTRANQIAQERARIEARLTETRADLQIGATRLREALELARHLDHLFLALPDDGKHKLTRALFDRLEVDEGDYDITVSGHQLKAPFNDVFEAATAHAQRSAAGHPDMEPPKRTIPCHEAGDHRLVSALTGIQLVGGSSTGYLVGADGFEPPTARV; from the coding sequence ATGGACACCGCCACGGATATCGACGCCGATGGACTGTCCATCGCCACCCAGCGTGAGTTCACGGCCCGGAAAGCACGGGACCTCGGAGCGATTATCGACAAGGAATTTATCGAGCCTGGAAACTCTGCGCTCTCGATCGACAAGCGTCCGAAGTTCAAAGAGCTGCTGAAGCACGTGATGGCGACGCCGGGCATTGACTACGTCATCATCTATATGCGCTCGCGAGCCTTCCGCAACCTGGGCGATGCGGTTATCACCAAACGACACTTGGCCAAGCTCGGCATCAAACTTGTCAGCGCCCGTGAAAACTTCGGCGAAGGCTACATGGCTGACGCCATGGAAGCCGTCACCGACATTTTCAACGAGCTTGAATCCCGCCGCAACGGCGAGGACGTCAAAGCCAAGATGCGCTACAAGATGCTGGCCGGCGGCTACAACGGTCGCGCGAAGGTCGGCTATCTCAATGTCCGGGAGAGCCACAACGGCAAGTTGTTCAACACCATCGCGCTCGACCCGGAGCGAGCACCGCTCGTCAGGCAGGTCTTCGAGCTCTACGCGACCGGGGACTACACCCAGCAAGAACTCCATCTGGCTGCGGTCGACCTCGGCCTCACCCAGCGGCCCACGCCGCAGATGCCGTACCCCCGACCGGTCGGCAGCACCACTATCGAGAACATTCTCAGCGACCCGTTCTTCGCAGGCTGGGTTCAAGTCGACGGACGCCTCATCAAGGGGCGTCATGAGGCGATCATCAGCCAAGCCCTCTTCGACCGCGTCCAGGACGTCCTTGAGGCGCGCTCCCGCAACAGCAACCGCGACCGCGTGCTCTATCACTACCTCAAGGGCCTGCTGGTCTGCGGCCGCTGTGCCCAGGCGGGTCGGGCAAACCGGCTCATCTACACCCAGGTCAAAGGGCGCTCCGGTGAGTACCACGGCTACTACCTATGCCGAGGACGGCAGAAGAAGACCTGCGACCTCCGACATCTGCCGGTGGCCAACGTCGAGGACGCCGTCGCCGAGCACTACCAATCCCTGCCGATCGCCGACAGCTTCGTGACCGGTGCCGAGAGGGCCATCACCGACGCCCTGCGCGAAGAGCAAGCCGTCACCGAGGAGCTGCAAGCAGCTCTCCGTGCCCAACTGTCCAGGCTCGCCACCCGCGAGGAACGGCTTATCGACCTGGCCGCGGACGGAGCGCTCGACCGCAGCAAGATCACGACCAGGGCCAACCAGATTGCCCAGGAACGCGCTCGGATCGAAGCGCGCCTCACCGAGACCCGCGCAGACCTCCAGATCGGCGCAACCCGGCTCAGGGAAGCACTGGAGCTCGCCCGGCACCTCGACCACCTATTCCTGGCGCTCCCCGATGACGGCAAGCACAAGCTCACTCGCGCCCTGTTCGACAGGCTTGAGGTTGACGAGGGTGACTACGACATCACCGTCTCCGGACATCAGCTCAAGGCACCGTTCAATGACGTGTTCGAAGCCGCCACCGCCCACGCCCAGCGATCCGCAGCGGGCCACCCTGACATGGAGCCACCGAAACGAACGATCCCCTGCCACGAGGCAGGGGATCATCGACTTGTATCGGCACTGACCGGCATCCAACTGGTCGGTGGTTCGAGTACGGGGTACTTGGTGGGCGCGGACGGGTTCGAACCGCCGACCGCCCGGGTGTAA
- a CDS encoding peroxiredoxin, producing the protein MAGEGLSVGAVAPDFTLPDANKAPVALSSFRGRQPVLLVFYPFAFSSVCTGELCQLRDELAAFVDAGVQVLAISTDTSQSLKAWGTEQGFQFPLLSDFWPHGEVAKAYDVFFDKAGMALRGTFLVDVDGVIRFAEVNGPGQARDQVAWQRAVTALVLSRS; encoded by the coding sequence ATGGCCGGCGAAGGATTGTCCGTCGGCGCCGTCGCGCCGGATTTCACGCTCCCGGACGCCAACAAGGCGCCGGTGGCGCTGTCGTCCTTCCGGGGCCGGCAACCGGTACTGCTGGTGTTTTACCCGTTCGCGTTCTCCAGCGTGTGCACCGGCGAGCTGTGCCAGCTGCGGGACGAGCTGGCCGCGTTCGTCGACGCCGGCGTGCAGGTGCTGGCGATCTCCACCGACACCTCGCAGTCGCTCAAGGCGTGGGGGACCGAGCAGGGCTTCCAGTTCCCGCTGCTGTCGGACTTCTGGCCGCACGGCGAGGTGGCCAAGGCCTACGACGTGTTCTTCGACAAGGCCGGCATGGCGCTGCGCGGCACGTTCCTGGTCGATGTCGACGGCGTGATCCGCTTCGCCGAGGTCAACGGTCCGGGACAGGCCCGCGATCAGGTGGCCTGGCAGCGGGCGGTCACGGCGCTGGTGCTGAGCCGGTCCTGA
- a CDS encoding ribbon-helix-helix domain-containing protein, translating to MSKVMSQKTLAIRLDDDLHARITILARLGGQSVTDAIRDALRAHVDVLAADPTIAAKAAALREQIARDADEQQAAIQALFGTPQPPKTGRPSGSK from the coding sequence ATGAGCAAGGTCATGTCCCAGAAGACACTGGCCATCCGGCTGGATGACGATCTGCACGCCCGGATCACCATCCTGGCGCGCCTCGGCGGTCAATCGGTGACCGACGCGATCCGCGATGCGCTTCGTGCGCACGTTGACGTGCTGGCCGCCGACCCGACTATCGCGGCCAAGGCGGCGGCACTGCGCGAGCAAATCGCCCGCGACGCCGATGAGCAGCAAGCCGCGATCCAGGCGCTCTTTGGCACGCCACAACCGCCAAAGACCGGTCGGCCAAGCGGTAGCAAGTAG
- a CDS encoding ImmA/IrrE family metallo-endopeptidase, with the protein MHQHQHPSILTSLRRLIPNREIDEHELRVVAEAQANRLIEAVRGIDPGMEGITARHIGALPRIRIAYDRLPVSGLSHWNGQAWVIALNDSDSEARQRFTLLHEFKYIIDHGATGQLYHDIRIGGKTMTADQQAEHLADYFAACTLIPRRDLKRAWGNGLQRTDQLADHFGVSQAAMEIRLDETGLSRAFDPEPQPPRARCARLVRTSFGQPQRFRPAMHAYVKRSYV; encoded by the coding sequence ATGCACCAACACCAACATCCATCCATCCTGACGAGCCTCCGCCGTCTCATCCCCAACCGGGAGATTGACGAACACGAGCTTCGCGTGGTCGCCGAGGCCCAGGCCAACCGGCTCATCGAGGCCGTCCGAGGCATCGACCCCGGGATGGAAGGCATCACCGCTCGCCACATCGGCGCACTGCCACGCATCCGAATCGCCTACGACCGGCTGCCCGTCAGCGGCCTGAGCCACTGGAACGGCCAAGCGTGGGTCATCGCTCTCAACGACAGTGACAGCGAAGCTAGACAACGCTTCACGCTGCTCCATGAGTTCAAGTACATCATCGACCACGGTGCCACCGGGCAGCTCTACCACGACATACGCATCGGCGGGAAGACCATGACGGCCGACCAGCAGGCCGAGCACCTGGCCGACTACTTCGCCGCCTGCACGCTCATCCCACGTCGCGATCTCAAGCGCGCCTGGGGCAATGGCCTGCAGCGCACCGACCAACTGGCCGACCACTTCGGCGTCAGCCAAGCGGCGATGGAGATCCGCCTCGATGAGACAGGCCTCTCTCGCGCCTTCGACCCTGAACCACAACCCCCACGAGCACGATGCGCTCGACTAGTCCGGACTAGTTTCGGGCAGCCGCAACGATTCCGCCCAGCAATGCATGCCTACGTCAAAAGGAGCTACGTGTGA
- a CDS encoding helix-turn-helix domain-containing protein: MEIPHIETFGSRLKAARIKAGLGLRPASNAVGMSKAALDSWEQDHVESPDLAKLQKLAVLLDLDPVKLAELAGYDPIATLPPMRPYLRSRYPHLPAAAHKEIAAITRRYGIDPNGRGPAPGEDES; encoded by the coding sequence ATGGAAATTCCACACATTGAGACATTTGGCAGCCGACTCAAAGCTGCCCGAATCAAGGCCGGACTCGGACTCAGGCCCGCTTCAAACGCCGTCGGCATGTCGAAAGCGGCACTGGACAGCTGGGAACAAGATCACGTCGAGTCGCCAGACCTTGCCAAACTTCAGAAGTTGGCCGTGCTGCTCGACCTTGACCCGGTCAAGCTGGCCGAACTAGCCGGCTACGACCCGATCGCCACCCTCCCACCGATGCGGCCGTACCTGAGATCCAGATACCCGCATTTGCCTGCGGCCGCACACAAAGAGATTGCGGCCATCACCAGACGCTACGGCATCGACCCGAACGGTCGCGGTCCGGCGCCCGGTGAAGACGAATCCTGA
- a CDS encoding replication-relaxation family protein yields MPSRHRVGRARRRTLANQLSDQDWSMLTGLARYRFLHTYQVSELHLPSSSGGASQARAVRRQLLRLARWRLIRPVVARRVGGLHGGADPHIWQLTAAGKAVLTGGTPGRTSSYPSTRFLTHTLAIAETAIGLSRATASLGGAVDIQLEREAARRIPMVGGSHTTLTPDLFAVVRAADDSGQFEDAWFIEVDCGTESLPTLLRKCEQYETYRRSGRVCPRSG; encoded by the coding sequence ATGCCGAGCCGTCACCGCGTCGGCCGAGCCAGGCGGCGCACCCTGGCCAACCAGCTGTCCGACCAAGACTGGTCGATGCTCACCGGCCTGGCGCGGTACCGCTTCCTGCACACCTACCAGGTCAGCGAATTGCACCTGCCGAGTAGTAGTGGTGGCGCCTCCCAGGCCCGGGCGGTCCGTCGTCAACTGTTGCGGCTGGCTCGCTGGCGGCTCATCCGCCCGGTCGTTGCCCGCCGGGTCGGCGGTCTGCATGGTGGTGCCGACCCCCACATCTGGCAGCTCACCGCCGCCGGCAAAGCCGTCCTGACCGGTGGCACCCCAGGACGAACCAGCAGCTACCCGTCGACCAGATTCCTGACGCACACGCTGGCGATCGCGGAGACAGCGATCGGGCTCAGCCGGGCAACCGCCAGCCTTGGCGGCGCGGTCGACATCCAGCTCGAACGGGAGGCCGCCCGACGCATCCCGATGGTTGGCGGCAGCCACACCACGCTGACACCGGACCTGTTCGCCGTCGTCCGCGCTGCCGACGACAGCGGTCAGTTCGAGGATGCCTGGTTCATCGAGGTCGACTGCGGCACCGAGTCTCTGCCCACGCTGCTCCGCAAGTGCGAGCAGTACGAGACCTACCGGCGCAGCGGCAGGGTCTGCCCCCGGTCTGGTTGA
- a CDS encoding DUF3052 domain-containing protein yields MSDVAGYAVSAAARLGLQAGNKVGESGYDDDVDHDLRDAIADAIDADLLDDESDEVLDAVVLWWRDGDGDLTDALINAVPLLADDGVIWLSTPKTGLDGYVEPSEIAEATRTAGLAQTTSVNGGPGWMLARLARPKTGKVRR; encoded by the coding sequence GTGAGTGACGTCGCAGGGTACGCGGTAAGCGCCGCTGCCCGGCTCGGCCTGCAGGCCGGCAACAAGGTGGGGGAGTCCGGGTACGACGATGATGTCGACCACGACCTGCGGGACGCGATCGCCGACGCCATCGACGCGGACCTGCTCGATGACGAGTCGGACGAGGTCCTGGACGCCGTCGTGCTGTGGTGGCGGGACGGGGACGGCGATCTCACCGATGCGCTGATCAACGCCGTGCCGTTGCTGGCCGACGACGGGGTGATCTGGTTGTCCACACCGAAGACGGGCCTGGACGGCTACGTCGAACCCAGCGAGATCGCGGAGGCGACCCGGACCGCGGGCCTGGCCCAGACGACCTCGGTCAACGGCGGCCCGGGCTGGATGCTGGCCCGGCTGGCCCGACCGAAAACCGGAAAGGTGCGCCGCTGA
- a CDS encoding IS3 family transposase (programmed frameshift) has protein sequence MAKPYPKEFRDDVVAVARKGQATLTQIAKDFGISEGSLANWMKQADIEDGRRPGLTDVDRAELRELKKRNRLLEQENEVLRRAAAYLSQANLPKIVFPLVREMAATGAPIRVPVAVTLRVLGLSRAGYYKWLSDPVCQRDYDDAHLIDKLYDLHGDDATLGYRFLTDELEDEHGIQVGENRVHRLCRIAGITASHHKKRSKTGSTGPAPHDDLLAVVDEHGVVRHEFLADAPNKVWLWDISEHPTREGKLYICAIKDVWSNKIVGYSIDSRMKSSLARAAMRNAIALRSPAGTVCHSDRGGQFRAKRTQRLLANNDLVGSMGRSHGAGDNASMESFFSLLQKNVLNTRRWDTRDDLRLAIVTWIETKYNRRRRQRALGKLTPVEFEMIYKAAEAA, from the exons GTGGCTAAGCCCTATCCCAAGGAGTTCCGCGACGACGTCGTGGCCGTGGCCCGCAAGGGCCAGGCGACGCTGACGCAGATCGCGAAGGACTTCGGCATCTCCGAAGGCTCGCTCGCGAACTGGATGAAGCAGGCCGACATCGAGGACGGTCGCCGTCCCGGTCTCACCGACGTCGACCGTGCTGAGCTTCGCGAGTTGAAGAAGCGCAACCGCCTCCTCGAGCAGGAGAACGAGGTCCTGCGTAGGGCAGCGGCCTACCTGTCGCAGGCGAACCTGCCG AAAATAGTCTTCCCGCTCGTCCGAGAGATGGCTGCGACCGGCGCCCCGATCAGGGTGCCGGTCGCGGTGACGTTGCGGGTGCTCGGCCTTTCGCGGGCCGGGTACTACAAGTGGCTCAGCGACCCCGTATGCCAGCGGGACTACGACGACGCCCACCTCATCGACAAGCTCTACGACCTCCATGGCGACGATGCGACGTTGGGCTACAGGTTCCTCACCGACGAACTCGAAGACGAGCACGGCATCCAGGTCGGGGAGAACCGGGTGCACCGCCTGTGCCGCATCGCCGGCATCACTGCCAGCCACCACAAGAAGCGCTCCAAGACCGGCTCGACCGGCCCCGCGCCACACGACGACCTCCTCGCGGTCGTCGACGAGCACGGCGTCGTACGTCACGAGTTCCTCGCCGACGCCCCGAACAAGGTGTGGCTGTGGGACATTTCCGAGCACCCCACCCGCGAAGGCAAGCTCTACATCTGCGCGATCAAGGACGTGTGGTCGAACAAGATCGTGGGCTACTCCATCGACTCCCGGATGAAGTCGTCCCTGGCGCGGGCCGCGATGCGCAACGCGATCGCGCTCCGCAGCCCGGCCGGGACAGTCTGTCACTCCGACCGAGGCGGTCAGTTTCGTGCCAAGCGGACCCAGCGGCTGCTGGCGAACAACGACCTGGTGGGGTCGATGGGCCGCTCCCACGGCGCCGGCGACAACGCCAGCATGGAGAGCTTCTTTTCCCTGCTGCAGAAGAACGTCCTGAACACCCGCCGTTGGGACACCCGCGACGACCTCCGCCTCGCGATCGTCACCTGGATCGAAACCAAGTACAACCGACGACGCCGCCAGCGGGCCCTCGGCAAGCTCACCCCGGTCGAGTTTGAGATGATCTACAAGGCCGCAGAAGCGGCCTGA
- a CDS encoding IS110 family RNA-guided transposase, which yields MTAVQAERQADSSAVEVVGGVDTHKDTHTAAAVDTAGRVLGSAQFPTDAAGYRALLRWLRGFGTLLLVGVEGTGVYGAGLARLLAAQGVAMVEVDRPDRKARRWQGKSDPVDAEAAARAALARVRTGLPKQRDGRVEALRALRVARRSAVGHRADVQRQIKALIVTAPESLRAQLRALPDRELIKVCADQRPDRAGAGDPGTATKIALRSLARRHRALSVEIADLDELLGPLVAQINPGLLALKGIGPDVAGQMLVTAGENADRLTNEAAFAMLCGVAPLPASSGRTTRHRLNRGGDRAANSALWRIVITRMATDQRTKNYIARRTAQGLTKPEIIRCLKRYVAREVFLALTSASAEKRPAKAA from the coding sequence ATGACAGCAGTACAAGCGGAGCGACAAGCAGACTCATCGGCGGTCGAGGTGGTCGGCGGTGTGGACACCCATAAGGACACCCACACCGCGGCAGCGGTGGACACCGCGGGGCGGGTGTTGGGGTCGGCCCAGTTCCCCACCGACGCCGCCGGCTACCGGGCGTTGCTACGGTGGCTGCGCGGGTTCGGGACGCTGCTGCTGGTCGGTGTCGAGGGCACCGGTGTCTACGGGGCCGGCCTGGCCCGATTGCTGGCCGCCCAGGGCGTGGCCATGGTCGAGGTCGACCGGCCCGACCGCAAGGCCCGCCGGTGGCAGGGCAAATCCGATCCCGTCGATGCCGAGGCTGCGGCCCGGGCCGCGTTGGCCCGGGTGCGCACCGGGCTGCCCAAGCAGCGAGACGGTCGTGTCGAGGCGCTGCGGGCATTGCGGGTGGCGCGCCGTTCGGCCGTCGGGCACCGCGCTGACGTGCAGCGACAGATCAAGGCGCTGATCGTCACCGCACCGGAATCGCTGCGCGCCCAGCTGCGGGCGTTGCCCGACCGAGAACTGATCAAGGTCTGCGCCGACCAGCGGCCGGACCGTGCCGGTGCCGGCGATCCGGGCACGGCCACCAAGATCGCGCTGCGCTCTCTTGCTCGGCGCCACCGGGCGCTCAGCGTCGAGATCGCCGATCTCGACGAGCTGCTCGGTCCGCTCGTGGCCCAGATCAACCCCGGGCTGCTCGCACTCAAAGGCATCGGTCCCGACGTGGCCGGGCAGATGCTCGTCACGGCCGGCGAGAATGCCGACCGCCTCACCAACGAGGCCGCCTTCGCGATGCTGTGCGGCGTGGCGCCCTTGCCTGCTTCGTCGGGCAGGACGACCCGGCACCGGCTCAACCGCGGCGGAGACCGAGCCGCCAATAGCGCACTCTGGCGCATCGTCATCACCCGCATGGCCACCGACCAGAGAACCAAGAACTACATCGCCCGACGCACCGCCCAGGGGCTGACCAAGCCCGAGATCATCCGCTGCCTCAAGCGATATGTCGCCCGAGAAGTCTTCCTCGCGCTTACGTCCGCGTCCGCAGAAAAACGACCCGCCAAAGCAGCTTGA